A single window of Eucalyptus grandis isolate ANBG69807.140 chromosome 1, ASM1654582v1, whole genome shotgun sequence DNA harbors:
- the LOC120295594 gene encoding scarecrow-like protein 8 → MDHVRRLQRSPVARVKTPVTPFWILQRSPGSILLEQSLVEAATAIFKGRVDVASEILRRLSAVPKPMGYSEQKLMEYMLSALKSRVSPVDYPHPVAELFTEEHLSSFQSLYDLSPCFKLGCMAANLAIVEAASEQPSTNKLHVIDFDIGWEGRYLNPLILLYAASVHQAGNQSTLKITMVADSFNGEKRLRMIGDRLSELAAQVKVRLAFNIVRQKLSELSRKSLGCEPDEVLAVILAYKLHRMPDKSVSVENPREELLRRVKGLAPQVVTLVEQEMNGNTASFPMRVGEALAYYRTLLESFESEFLEDGSERGRAEEGLSRKLGSWVACKGRDQVERCEVFGEWRARMGMSGIELKPLGRHLAAMKALLHCWPLPWDPRFTVKEENGGFCFGWRGRTLTVASA, encoded by the coding sequence ATGGACCATGTCCGGAGACTCCAGAGGTCTCCGGTAGCAAGGGTCAAGACCCCCGTCACCCCCTTCTGGATACTCCAGAGGTCTCCAGGATCCATCTTGTTGGAGCAGTCGCTAGTGGAGGCTGCAACGGCGATATTCAAGGGCAGAGTAGACGTGGCTTCGGAGATCCTGAGGCGCTTGTCAGCCGTGCCGAAACCCATGGGTTATTCAGAGCAGAAATTGATGGAATACATGTTGTCTGCGCTTAAATCGCGCGTGAGCCCCGTCGATTACCCCCATCCCGTGGCGGAGTTGTTCACCGAGGAACATTTGTCGTCGTTTCAGTCTCTTTACGATCTGTCTCCTTGTTTTAAGCTGGGTTGCATGGCTGCCAATCTCGCGATTGTGGAAGCTGCATCGGAGCAACCCTCCACTAACAAGCTCCATGTAATTGATTTCGATATTGGTTGGGAAGGACGGTACCTCAATCCCCTCATTCTCCTTTACGCGGCGTCCGTGCATCAGGCGGGCAATCAATCCACCCTCAAGATCACGATGGTCGCAGATAGCTTCAACGGTGAGAAGAGGCTCAGGATGATTGGGGATCGACTGAGTGAACTCGCGGCCCAGGTGAAAGTTAGGTTAGCATTCAACATCGTGAGGCAGAAGCTGAGCGAGTTGAGCCGCAAGTCGCTGGGCTGCGAACCCGACGAGGTGCTGGCGGTGATCTTGGCGTACAAGCTGCACAGAATGCCGGACAAGAGCGTGTCTGTGGAGAACCCGCGCGAGGAGCTCCTCCGGCGCGTAAAGGGTCTGGCGCCGCAGGTGGTGACGCTGGTGGAGCAGGAGATGAACGGGAACACGGCGTCATTCCCGATGCGCGTGGGGGAGGCGCTGGCGTACTACAGGACGTTGCTCGAGTCGTTCGAGTCTGAATTTTTGGAGGACGGCTCGGAGCGAGGGAGGGCGGAGGAGGGGCTGAGTCGGAAATTGGGGAGCTGGGTTGCTTGCAAAGGTAGGGACCAGGTTGAAAGATGCGAGGTGTTCGGGGAGTGGAGGGCCCGCATGGGGATGTCTGGGATCGAGTTGAAGCCACTGGGTCGACACTTGGCCGCAATGAAGGCGTTGCTTCATTGTTGGCCCTTGCCCTGGGACCCGAGATTCACtgtgaaagaagagaatggcGGGTTTTGCTTCGGCTGGCGCGGCCGAACTCTCACTGTCGCATCTGCTTGA
- the LOC120295592 gene encoding LOW QUALITY PROTEIN: filament-like plant protein (The sequence of the model RefSeq protein was modified relative to this genomic sequence to represent the inferred CDS: inserted 4 bases in 3 codons) gives MVGLEKAESEVLVLKKQPEAATQRNSTLEDRIGHLDGALKECVRQLGQVREEQDQKIQEAVVKKTREWESTKAELETKLSNVHAQLQAAKSEAFSVICSDLGPKLDAAEKXNVALKAKVLSMSEELELRIIERDLSTQAAETASKWHLESXKKVARLEAECRRLXAMSQKASATNDLKSFSASSVCVESFDDSQSDSWASALITELDHFKKEKSFGKNLMISSGELDLMDDFLEMERLAALPDAESGSCSHGGGPALDQNRSEVTLKSELEAMINRTAELEEELEKKEEEKEKLEMALSQWQKQLEM, from the exons ATGGTAGGATTGGAGAAGGCTGAAAGTGAAGTCTTGGTGCTAAAGAAACAACCGGAGGCTGCAACACAAAGGAACTCGACACTAGAAGATCGAATCGGTCATCTTGATGGAGCACTTAAGGAATGTGTGAGGCAGCTCGGACAGGTGAGGGAAGAGCAAGATCAGAAGATCCAAGAAGCCGTGGTCAAGAAAACTCGTGAGTGGGAATCAACAAAGGCCGAGCTTGAGACTAAGCTTTCCAATGTCCATGCCCAGCTTCAAGCAGCCAAGAGTGAAGCTTTTTCAGTTATATGTTCTGACCTCGGCCCTAAGCTTGATGCTGCTGAAA AGAATGTGGCCCTCAAAGCCAAAGTCCTTTCTATGTCGGAGGAGCTAGAACTTAGGATTATTGAGCGTGATTTGAGCACCCAAGCAGCAGAAACAGCCAGCAAATGGCATTTAGAGA ATAAGAAGGTAGCTAGGCTGGAAGCCGAATGCCGCAGACT AGCCATGTCTCAAAAAGCAAGTGCGACAAACGATCTTAAGTCTTTCTCTGCATCATCGGTTTGTGTAGAGTCCTTCGATGATAGCCAATCAGAT TCATGGGCATCTGCTCTAATAACTGAACTTGACCAttttaagaaagagaaatcctTTGGAAAGAATCTCATGATCTCTTCAGGAGAACTTGATTTAATGGATGATTTTCTGGAGATGGAAAGGCTTGCAGCTTTACCAGACGCAGAAAGTGGAAGCTGCAGCCATGGAGGGGGGCCTGCTCTGGATCAAAACAGATCTGAAGTCACTCTCAAATCTGAGCTTGAAGCCATGATTAATAGAACGGCAGAGCTGGAGGAGGAattagagaagaaggaagaagaaaaggagaagctaGAGATGGCTCTAAGTCAATGGCAAAAGCAGCTGGAAATG